Proteins encoded together in one Carya illinoinensis cultivar Pawnee chromosome 3, C.illinoinensisPawnee_v1, whole genome shotgun sequence window:
- the LOC122303179 gene encoding agamous-like MADS-box protein MADS3: MGRGRVVLERIENKINRQVTFSKRRNGLLKKAFELSVLCDAEVALIIFSSRGKLFQFGSTEMNKILERYRQCCYSQDTDVVEQGTQTLYREITRLRAKYESLQRSQRHMLGEDLELLNLKELQNLEKQLDKTLARTRQRKTQIMLDRLEELRQKERCLGEMNKELKSKIEEKGHERVHEAIQGPGNPTTEARVDCFEQLHTSRTNHAALEPPTFHSGYHQSAVLDPQEAAMETRTFTGGTSRYQAWLL; this comes from the exons ATGGGGAGGGGGAGAGTGGTATTGGAGAGAATAGAGAACAAGATCAACCGCCAAGTTACCTTTTCAAAGCGCAGAAATGGTTTGCTTAAGAAAGCCTTCGAGCTCTCTGTACTGTGCGATGCTGAAGTTGCGCTTATCATATTCTCCAGCCGCGGCAAGCTCTTCCAGTTCGGCAGTACTga GATGAACAAAATCCTTGAGCGCTACCGCCAATGTTGTTACTCGCAAGATACTGACGTTGTTGAGCAAGGAACACAG ACCTTATACCGAGAGATCACAAGATTAAGGGCCAAATATGAATCTCTTCAGCGCTCACAAAG GCATATGCTTGGAGAAGATCTCGAACTTCTTAATCTGAAAGAGCTGCAAAATCTTGAGAAACAGCTTGACAAAACTCTCGCGCGAACTAGGCAACGGAAG ACACAGATAATGTTAGATCGATTAGAAGAACTACGGCAAAAG GAGCGCTGTCTTGGAGAAATGAACAAAGAGCTCAAGTCTAAG ATCGAGGAAAAGGGTCATGAACGTGTCCATGAAGCCATTCAAGGCCCAGGAAATCCTACCACAGAAGCTCGTGTCGACTGTTTTGAGCAGTTGCACACTTCACGTACCAATCACGCAGCATTAGAACCACCCACCTTTCATTCGGG GTACCATCAATCTGCAGTACTTGATCCCCAAGAAGCAGCAATGGAAACAAGGACCTTCACGGGTGGGACTAGCCGCTATCAGGCTTGGCTTCTTTGA
- the LOC122303180 gene encoding probable fructokinase-7 isoform X1, translated as MATNPTPDLPSDTQRTRDNNSLVVCFGEMLIDFVPTVAGVSLAEAPAFKKAPGGAPANVAVGISRLGGSSAFIGKVGEDEFGYMLADILKQNNVDNSGMRFDHNARTSLAFVTLRADGEREFLFFRHPSADMLLHESELDIDLIKQARILHYGSISLIDEPCRSTHLAAMSIARKSGCILSYDPNLRLPLWPSAEAARKGIMSIWDQADIIKISEEEIVFLTGSDDPYDDNVVLKKLFHPNLKLLVVTEGSDGCRYYTKEFRGRVAGVKVKPVDTTGAGDAFVSGILNSLASDLNLIQDEKRLREALDFANACGALTVMERGAIPALPTKETVLQFLSKVAAG; from the exons ATGGCTACGAATCCCACTCCAG ATCTTCCCTCAGATACTCAGAGGACTCGGGATAACAATTCACTGGTTGTTTGCTTTGGGGAAATGTTGATTGACTTTGTACCAACGGTTGCTGGAGTTTCACTTGCTGAAGCACCCGCTTTCAAGAAAGCTCCCGGTGGTGCTCCTGCTAATGTGGCTGTGGGCATTTCCAGATTGGGTGGTTCATCAGCTTTTATAGGCAAG GTAGGTGAAGATGAGTTTGGGTATATGTTGGCtgacattttaaaacaaaacaatgtTGACAATTCAGGCATGAGGTTTGACCACAATGCAAGAACTTCACTGGCTTTTGTTACACTCCGAGCTGATGGTGAACGTGAATTCTTATTTTTCCGTCATCCTAGTgctgatatgcttcttcatgaaTCAGAACTTGATATAGACCTTATTAAGCAG GCAAGGATCCTCCATTATGGTTCAATTAGTTTGATTGATGAACCATGCAGATCAACCCATCTTGCTGCGATGAGCATTGCCAGAAAGTCTGGTTGCATCCTCTCCTATGATCCAAACTTGAGACTGCCATTATGGCCATCGGCAGAGGCTGCTCGGAAGGGCATAATGAGTATATGGGACCAGGCAGATATTATTAAG ATAAGTGAGGAAGAAATTGTATTTCTGACTGGTAGTGATGATCCTTATGATGATAATGTGGTGTTAAAGAAGCTTTTCCATCCAAATCTTAAGCTTTTGGTTGTAACTGAAGGGTCAGATGGTTGCAGATATTACACTAAG GAATTCAGGGGCAGGGTTGCTGGTGTCAAAGTTAAACCTGTTGACACAACTGGTGCTGGAGATGCATTTGTCAGTGGTATTCTGAACAGCTTAGCTTCTGACCTAAATCTTATCCAG gatGAGAAGCGATTACGAGAAGCTCTAGATTTTGCCAATGCCTGTGGGGCCCTCACGGTGATGGAGAGGGGAGCCATTCCTGCCCTCCCCACGAAAGAAACTGTTCTCCAATTCTTGTCGAAGGTTGCTGCAGGATAA
- the LOC122303181 gene encoding uncharacterized protein LOC122303181, protein MAINPSLRPEIGPDGLAHEAPVIAYTEKIIEEEQLQLKKYIEENYSKIRDVERELANLNLELKLTAGPKKAALEHLRKKIEMSTERVRVAKLKEEQARKVWEAASKAVQDEEAIKQKLCEDLSQLVQESSTTQFSRLEELKRRLEALNPSRASTSVPLDAKPAGTLQSSAVVNAAVPQTTEPGAGGTANVPNPGNGGNVAVTNGQNQQPSVEGEGRGKKKTLFQGRGKGIGAVPKGRGPPAPGWTGAGFDVDGSRA, encoded by the exons ATGGCTATCAATCCTTCTCTCCGACCCGAGATCGGACCGGATGGCCTCGCTCATGAAGCCCCTGTCATTGCCTACACCGAAAag ATAATTGAGGAAGAGCAGCTTCAATTAAAGAA GTACATTGAAGAAAATTATTCTAAAATTCGCGATGTGGAAAGAGAGCTAGCAAATCTTAACTTGGAGCTGAAACTCACTGCTGGGCCCAAAAAAGCAG CGCTTGAACacttaagaaagaaaatagaaatgtcAACAGAGAGAGTTCGTGTTGCCAAGCTGAAGGAAGAACAAGCACGAAAG GTGTGGGAAGCAGCATCAAAGGCTGTGCAGGATGAAGAAGCAATTAAGCAGAAGCTATGTGAAGACCTTAGCCAATTG GTTCAAGAAAGCAGTACCACACAGTTCTCTAGGCTGGAGGAATTAAAACGAAGATTAGAGGCCTTGAATCCAAGTAGAGCATCCACGTCTGTTCCTCTT GATGCGAAACCAGCAGGAACTCTCCAGAGTAGTGCAGTCGTAAATGCGGCAGTTCCTCAAACAACGGAACCAGGTGCTGGAGGAACTGCAAATGTTCCCAATCCAGGAAATGGTGGAAATGTTGCAGTAACAAATGGACAAAATCAACAACCTTCTGTTGAGGGAGAAggaagagggaagaagaaaacTCTGTTCCAAGGAAGAGGAAAGGGAATTGGGGCTGTGCCTAAGGGTAGAGGACCTCCCGCACCTGGCTGGACTGGTGCTGGGTTTGATGTGGATGGTAGTAGAGCCTAG
- the LOC122303180 gene encoding probable fructokinase-7 isoform X2 has product MATNPTPDTQRTRDNNSLVVCFGEMLIDFVPTVAGVSLAEAPAFKKAPGGAPANVAVGISRLGGSSAFIGKVGEDEFGYMLADILKQNNVDNSGMRFDHNARTSLAFVTLRADGEREFLFFRHPSADMLLHESELDIDLIKQARILHYGSISLIDEPCRSTHLAAMSIARKSGCILSYDPNLRLPLWPSAEAARKGIMSIWDQADIIKISEEEIVFLTGSDDPYDDNVVLKKLFHPNLKLLVVTEGSDGCRYYTKEFRGRVAGVKVKPVDTTGAGDAFVSGILNSLASDLNLIQDEKRLREALDFANACGALTVMERGAIPALPTKETVLQFLSKVAAG; this is encoded by the exons ATGGCTACGAATCCCACTCCAG ATACTCAGAGGACTCGGGATAACAATTCACTGGTTGTTTGCTTTGGGGAAATGTTGATTGACTTTGTACCAACGGTTGCTGGAGTTTCACTTGCTGAAGCACCCGCTTTCAAGAAAGCTCCCGGTGGTGCTCCTGCTAATGTGGCTGTGGGCATTTCCAGATTGGGTGGTTCATCAGCTTTTATAGGCAAG GTAGGTGAAGATGAGTTTGGGTATATGTTGGCtgacattttaaaacaaaacaatgtTGACAATTCAGGCATGAGGTTTGACCACAATGCAAGAACTTCACTGGCTTTTGTTACACTCCGAGCTGATGGTGAACGTGAATTCTTATTTTTCCGTCATCCTAGTgctgatatgcttcttcatgaaTCAGAACTTGATATAGACCTTATTAAGCAG GCAAGGATCCTCCATTATGGTTCAATTAGTTTGATTGATGAACCATGCAGATCAACCCATCTTGCTGCGATGAGCATTGCCAGAAAGTCTGGTTGCATCCTCTCCTATGATCCAAACTTGAGACTGCCATTATGGCCATCGGCAGAGGCTGCTCGGAAGGGCATAATGAGTATATGGGACCAGGCAGATATTATTAAG ATAAGTGAGGAAGAAATTGTATTTCTGACTGGTAGTGATGATCCTTATGATGATAATGTGGTGTTAAAGAAGCTTTTCCATCCAAATCTTAAGCTTTTGGTTGTAACTGAAGGGTCAGATGGTTGCAGATATTACACTAAG GAATTCAGGGGCAGGGTTGCTGGTGTCAAAGTTAAACCTGTTGACACAACTGGTGCTGGAGATGCATTTGTCAGTGGTATTCTGAACAGCTTAGCTTCTGACCTAAATCTTATCCAG gatGAGAAGCGATTACGAGAAGCTCTAGATTTTGCCAATGCCTGTGGGGCCCTCACGGTGATGGAGAGGGGAGCCATTCCTGCCCTCCCCACGAAAGAAACTGTTCTCCAATTCTTGTCGAAGGTTGCTGCAGGATAA
- the LOC122303182 gene encoding uncharacterized protein LOC122303182, protein MLDGSAFLASSPAYPTIFLAILSQLLSLSLSLSLSLSLSLSYIVSLSTEPRLHLSVIFILIFSLLEKFFPDHISCPRNSKREVLLAMGREWYWGGRSSKRGGAGGEKDASSSGCMNAVFQFFDFHQFRFALHHRKPSFEPTCILPEEPTNPKGVGAPRNSLQSEELSLSCITREGEEEEEEDFNIPIGIQIKTSGLRGSKAGAPNDFSSEISSSPGIKTPNLVARLMGLDLLPETRSPFSYSSAHGTQNPLPKSHSHRLRPPQPLQSRLRNILDYDITGTRSLPETPRISSARRSNVDHRLSLQINKENLSASEDLEFSRFSYLRRKERRGEEENNRSPSEHARQIVKQLKEKVSRKVGMDITNTITNRDQGRSTELVNQFKSRKYSKAFTKVVEEYSSPGKHSAPSCSPRLRSSEPKIKSSTTQASSKDKSFHYPKPSSSSLSSSQNVQPQPIKVSVMKLKPQPLQKQQQQGPKRIKKCEKIEGERFHQRLKKPPQTSDIIRNKQEEPFVRRSIAPRANIPEKKCKKTPLSNDLLNITVPTLLTVKKEPSQSATKIPQKQFQVFDAQKSRCSSQLSSCTSQYKPETTDKLMARESNDDRFNGDSTTGACGAEYEYVSNILRRTGIDKETCMVSFSNWFSPSHPLDPAILHELEYTGTDTSTAIFTSESQSTGIMPGRLGLGCNQKLLLFHLVDELLVEILKPTYIDMKQWASSKNGPGFCHMQGSQLIEKLCAKIRSFPCADCRVLEDIDALIDKDIPRLKLQSAMACEEEGEEIVTEIEKDILDTLVRETAMEFW, encoded by the exons ATGCTTGATGGATCCGCTTTTCTCGCTTCCTCGCCAGCATATCCCACAATCTTTTTAGCTATTCTCTctcaacttctctctctctctctctctctctctctctctctctctctctctctctcatacataGTCTCTTTGTCTACTGAGCCAAGACTGCATCTTTCTGTCATTTTCATTCTGATTTTCTCATTGTTAGAAAAGTTCTTTCCAGACCATATTTCTTGTCCACGGAATAGCAAGAGAGAAGTATTACTAGCAATGGGTAGGGAATGGTATTGGGGCGGAAGATCCTCCAAGAGAGGTGGTGCTGGAGGAGAGAAAGATGCCTCTTCTTCAGGTTGCATGAATGCTGTCTTTCAGTTCTTTGATTTCCATCAGTTTCGGTTCGCTTTGCACCACCGAAAACCCTCTTTCGAGCCTACCTGTATCCTGCCAGAGGAACCCACTAATCCcaaag GAGTTGGAGCACCAAGAAATAGCTTGCAATCGGAGGAGCTTTCGTTATCATGTATTacaagagaaggagaagaggaggaagaagaagattttaACATCCCT ATAGGTATCCAAATTAAAACAAGTGGACTCAGAGGATCGAAGGCTGGAGCTCCAAATGATTTTTCCTCGGAAATCAGCAGCTCTCCTGGAATCAAGACCCCGAATTTGGTAGCAAGACTCATGGGTCTCGACCTTCTTCCCGAAACTCGCTCTCCCTTTTCTTATTCTTCAGCACATGGAACACAAAATCCTCTTCCAAAATCACATTCTCACCGTCTTCGTCCACCGCAACCCCTCCAAAGCAGGCTAAGAAATATCTTAGACTACGATATTACTGGTACTCGGTCTTTGCCGGAGACTCCAAGAATATCCTCAGCTAGAAGATCCAACGTCGATCACAGGCTCTCACTTCAGATCAACAAAGAGAACTTGAGCGCAAGTGAGGACTTAGAGTTCTCTCGATTTTCATATCTGAGAAGGAAAGAGCGCAGAGGTGAAGAGGAGAATAACAGAAGTCCGAGCGAGCACGCTAGGCAAATTGTGAAGCAGTTGAAAGAAAAGGTTAGCAGGAAAGTCGGGATGGACATAACGAACACTATAACGAACAGAGATCAAGGAAGATCAACTGAGCTTGTTAACCAATTCAAATCAAGGAAATATTCCAAGGCTTTCACCAaagttgtggaagaatattcAAGTCCAGGAAAGCACTCAGCACCTTCTTGCTCTCCAAGGCTCAGATCCTCGGAGCCAAAGATCAAATCAAGCACGACACAAGCATCCAGCAAAGATAAATCTTTTCATTATCCAAAACCATCGTCgtcttcattgtcttcatcaCAGAATGTCCAGCCGCAACCGATTAAAGTTTCAGTCATGAAGCTGAAACCTCAACCACTGcaaaagcagcagcagcagggcccgaaaaggattaaaaaatgtgaaaagatcGAAGGTGAAAGGTTCCATCAGAGGCTAAAGAAGCCTCCACAAACTTCGGATATAATCCGAAACAAGCAAGAGGAACCATTTGTTCGGCGATCAATAGCCCCCAGAGCCAACATTCCAGAGAAGAAATGCAAGAAAACCCCTCTGTCAAATGACCTTctcaacatcactgtcccaacCCTTCTCACAGTGAAGAAAGAACCTTCCCAATCAGCAACCAAGATTCCTCAAAAACAG TTTCAGGTATTTGACGCCCAAAAATCAAGATGTAGCTCACAGTTATCTAGTTGTACGAGCCAGTACAAACCAGAAACGACGGACAAGCTCATGGCCCGAGAAAGTAACGATGACAGATTTAACGGTGACTCCACCACCGGAGCTTGTGGAGCCGAATATGAGTACGTTAGCAACATCCTAAGGCGTACTGGTATAGACAAAGAAACCTGCATGGTGTCCTTCTCCAATTGGTTCTCTCCTTCCCATCCCTTAGACCCAGCTATCCTTCACGAACTCGAATATACTGGCACCGATACATCTACTGCCATCTTTACTAGTGAGAGTCAGAGTACTGGGATCATGCCTGGTCGATTGGGTTTAGGGTGCAACCAAAAACTATTACTGTTCCATCTTGTGGATGAACTGTTGGTTGAGATTTTGAAGCCAACTTACATAGACATGAAGCAATGGGCAAGTTCGAAGAACGGACCTGGTTTTTGTCACATGCAAGGGTCCCAACTAATTGAAAAATTATGTGCCAAAATCCGAAGCTTCCCATGTGCCGATTGTCGTGTGCTGGAAGACATTGATGCTTTGATCGACAAGGATATTCCAAGACTGAAGCTCCAAAGTGCGATGGCATGTGAGGAGGAAGGAGAGGAGATAGTGACGGAAATAGAGAAGGACATATTGGACACGCTCGTGCGTGAAACAGCTATGGAGTTTTGGTGA